The Dama dama isolate Ldn47 chromosome 3, ASM3311817v1, whole genome shotgun sequence genome has a segment encoding these proteins:
- the SMUG1 gene encoding single-strand selective monofunctional uracil DNA glycosylase: MAVPQPFPSGPHLQPAGALMEPQPSPRSLAEGFLQEELRLNDELRQLQFSELVGIIYNPVEYAWEPHRSYVTRYCQGPKQVLFLGMNPGPFGMAQTGVPFGEVSVVRDWLGLGGPVRTPPQEHPKRPVLGLECPQSEVSGARFWGFFRNLCGQPEVFFRHCFVHNLCPLLLLAPSGRNITPAELPAKQREQLLGVCDAALCRQVQLLGVRLVVGVGRLAEQRARRALAGLMPEVQVEGLLHPSPRSPQANKGWEAVAKERLNELGLLPLLTS, encoded by the exons ATGGCTGTGCCCCAGCCTTTCCCATCGGGGCCCCACCTCCAGCCTGCAGGTGCCCTGATGGAGCCCCAGCCCTCCCCTCGAAGCCTGGCCGAGGGCTTCCTGCAGGAGGAGCTTAGGCTTAACGATGAGCTGAGGCAACTGCAGTTTTCCGAGCTCGTGGGCATCATCTACAACCCTGTGGAGTACGCGTGGGAGCCACATCGCAGCTACGTGACCCGCTACTGCCAGGGCCCCAAGCAAGTGCTCTTCTTGGGCATGAACCCAGGACCCTTTGGCATGGCCCAGACGGGG GTGCCCTTTGGGGAAGTGAGTGTAGTCCGGGACTGGTTGGGCCTTGGGGGGCCTGTGCGGACCCCTCCCCAGGAGCACCCCAAGCGACCAGTGCTGGGACTGGAGTGCCCTCAGTCTGAGGTGAGCGGTGCCCGGTTCTGGGGCTTTTTCCGGAACCTCTGTGGACAGCCCGAGGTCTTCTTCCGTCACTGTTTCGTCCACAACCTGTGTCCATTGCTCCTTCTGGCTCCCAGCGGGCGCAACATCACCCCCGCCGAGCTGCCGGCCAAGCAGCGCGAGCAGCTCCTGGGGGTGTGTGATGCGGCCCTGTGCCGGCAGGTGCAGCTGCTGGGGGTGCGGCTGGTGGTGGGCGTGGGCCGCCTGGCGGAGCAGCGGGCGCGGCGGGCTCTGGCCGGTTTGATGCCCGAGGTCCAGGTGGAGGGGCTCCTGCACCCCTCCCCTCGCAGCCCACAGGCCAACAAGGGCTGGGAGGCGGTGGCCAAGGAGAGACTGAACGAGCTGGGCCTGCTGCCGCTGTTGACCAGTTGA